Genomic window (Aggregicoccus sp. 17bor-14):
CGTCCTCCAGCGTCTCCACCACCGCGCGCTCCGCGGCTCCCGCCCGCGTGCGCTCGCGCACCGCGTCCAGCGCCGTGCTCGCCGCCGCCACCGCGAGCCCCACCGGCAGGCTGCGCCGCGCGAGCAGCGTCGCCGCGCCCACGCCGGTGGCCCCGAAGCTGGTGAGCCGCATCCCCCACGCCGCCGGGCCCCAGAAGCGGCTCGCCGCCTGGCGCCGCACCTCGTGCGCGAGGTGCCCGCGCGCCTGGACGAGCCGCGCCTCGAAGTCTTGCTCCAGCGGCCCCTGCGCCTGGGCGAGCCCGCGCGCGAGCGCCTCCTTCAGCCGCGCGAGCAGCCCTTCCGTCTCCTGCAGCGCGGCCTCCACGCGCCCCGTGAGCTCCTGCAGCAGCCCCGCCGCGTTGCTCTTGCGCACGCGCGCCGCCACCGCCTGGGTGGCGAGGCTCTTGAGGTGGAAGAGGAAGGGGCCGAACTCACCGGAGGGGTCCTCGCCGCGCTGGGCCGCGCGCGCGCTCACCGCGAACACCGGCACCTCCTCCTGCGCGAGCCCGAGGCGCTCGGAGGCGAGGCGGCGCGCCTGGGCCTTGAGCGTCTCGCGCGCCTCCTTGCCCAGCTCGTCCGCGAAGTTGAGCACGAAGACGAGCGCGCGGCGGCGGGCGAACTCCTGCAGGAACTCGAGCTGGCTCGCCTCCGCGACGCTGCCGCGGTGCATGACCACCAGCGCCACGTCCGCGTGCTCCAGTGCGCCGCGCGCGATGTCCCGGTGCGAAGTGGCCACGCTGTTGAGGTCGGGCGTGTCGATGAACACCTGGCCGCCCCACATCGCGCCAGGGCCCGCGACGTAGCGCACCGTGCGTGCGCCCAGCGCCTCGAGCGCGTCCGCGCTCGCCGCACCTCCCTCGGGCGCGTACACGGTGAGGGCGGAGGAGGTGGGGCGGCTCTCGCCCTCGCGGCTCAGCGCCTGGCCCGCGAGCGCGTTGAGCAGGGTGCTCTTGCCCGCGCCCGTCGCGCCGACGAGCGCCACCGCGAGCGGAGCATCCCGGCCGGCGAGCCCGCGCGCGTAGTCGAGGCGCAGGCGCTCGAGGCGCGAGGCCTGCCCCGCGAGCGAGGGCAGGGTGCAGGCGGCAGAGAGCAGCGGCGCGAGGTCCTCGGGGTCCGGGAGGGGCGTGTCCACGGGGGGCAGCCTCGCCACGCGCCGAGACCCTGACCACCCCGCGTCCAAAAGGACCCGCCCCTCTTGCGGTACGCTGTGCACTTCTTGATAGAAGGCCGGCCCGTCCCCGTCCCCCGAGGCTCCGCATGGTGTCCCTGCTGCTGGCCGCGCTGCTCGCGCAGGCCCCCGTCGCCAACCCGCGCCAGCAGGGCGTGCCCGTGGGCAAGGGGCGCACGCTGCCCACCGTGCGGCTCACGGCGCCCACCGGCGGCTGGACGGTGGACCGCATGCTGACGGTGGCGGGCAGCGTGAGCGACACCACCATCGACCCGGTGGTGCTGAGCATCAACGGCGACCGCTACCTCATGCGCACCTTCAGCGGGCGCTTCGAGCGCAAGTTCCCCGCGGCGAGCGGCAAGAACGTGGTGACGGTGCTGGCCACGAACCAGGCGGGCACGGCGCGCGCGCAGGCCACGGTGTACGCGCAGGTGCCGCCAGTGCCGCTCAAGGCGGTGCTCACCAGCGACACCGAGGGCGTGTACACGGACCTGCACGTGTACGAGCCCACGAAGGAGAGCGTGGCGCCCGCGCCGGACGGCAAGGGCACGGTGCTGGACCTCAAGAAGATGGCGCACGTGTACTGGGCGGACACGAACAGCCCGAGCGGCGGCACCTTCTACCTCAACGAGCAGGGCGGCGACTTCGACGACCCGGCCTACGGCCCCTACCTCTACGTGCACCGCGCGCCGCCGCGCGGCCTCTACCTCATCGCCACGAACTACTGGCCGAGCGGGGACAAGGCGCACACCGTGGCCACCCTCAACGTCGCGCTCTACGAGGGCACGCCCTCCGAGGTGCGGCGCATGGTGCGCGTGCCGCTCGCGACCCGCGGCACCACGCGCATGCTCGCGTGGGTGAACGTGCTCGGGGACGGCAAGGCGGAGGTGTACGCGCCATCGCAGGACCCCGCGCCCACCTCCGATGCCTGGCCGCGCAACCTCCAGCAGGCAGTGGACGCGCTCACCAGCGGCGGCGTGGACAGCGGCGACTAGTCCTCCTCCGGCCCCATGCACGCCCTCCCGCTCCTCTGGTTGCTGCTGCTGCAGCAGGCGCCTGCGCCTTCGCAGGCGGTGCGCCTGCGCGACGAGCTCGCGCGCGTGGCGCTCGCGCAGGTGCGCGCGCAGGACCCGGCGTGGCAACCCTCGCAGCGCGACTGCGCGGGCCTGGTGCGCTTCGCCTTCCGCACGGCCTACCGCCGCGCTGCCCCAACGCGCCTCGCGCAGCCCCTGTGGCGCGATGCCGCCGGCGCCCCGAGCGACTTCGCGGACGCGGAGACGCTGCTCTCGCGCTCCTTCGCGCCGCTCGGCCGCGGTGAGGCGGCGCGAGAGGGCCTGCGCTCCGGAGACCTCGTCGCCTTCCGCATGGAGCGCGACGCGGGGCCCGTCTTCCACCTGATGCTGGTGGTGCGCCCCGAGGACCGGGCGCATGCGCCGGCGCGCGTCGTCTACCACCCGGGGGAGCGGGGCGCCGCCGTGCGCACCGGGCGCCTCGACGCGCTCGCCACCGAGGCGCCGCGCGAGTGGCGCCCCGTGCCCGAGAACCCCGCCTTCGTCGGCTTCTTCCGTCTCAAGGAGTGGATGTGATGCAGACCCGCCTTCCTCCCGCCCTGCTGGCGGCGCTCGCCGCCGGCGCGCTCGTCGCCGTGGGCGCGGGCGCGTACCTCCTCGGCCGCCACCGTGGGGGCACGCCCTCGGACACCTCGAGCCAGGGGGCCACGGCCTCCAACCAGGGCGGGCTGCTGCAGGCGCTGCCGCCGGTGTCCGGCGAGCCGCAGCCGATGGAGCCGCCCGAGGAGGCGCAGGAGGCCGCGCTCTGGGTGGACGTGTACGCGCCCGCGAAGGTGCGCGCGGCGCTCGCGAAGAATGCGTGGCTCACGCAGCAGCTGCAGGCGCCGCTGGGCCGCGGCTTCGTGGGCGGCTGGGCGGCCTTCCTCGGCACGCGCGGCGAGGACCTGGGCGGCTCCTTCAAGGGCGCGGTGCTGGACCTGCTCGCGGAGCAGGTGCTGGCCTCGCCCTTCCGCCT
Coding sequences:
- a CDS encoding GTPase — protein: MDTPLPDPEDLAPLLSAACTLPSLAGQASRLERLRLDYARGLAGRDAPLAVALVGATGAGKSTLLNALAGQALSREGESRPTSSALTVYAPEGGAASADALEALGARTVRYVAGPGAMWGGQVFIDTPDLNSVATSHRDIARGALEHADVALVVMHRGSVAEASQLEFLQEFARRRALVFVLNFADELGKEARETLKAQARRLASERLGLAQEEVPVFAVSARAAQRGEDPSGEFGPFLFHLKSLATQAVAARVRKSNAAGLLQELTGRVEAALQETEGLLARLKEALARGLAQAQGPLEQDFEARLVQARGHLAHEVRRQAASRFWGPAAWGMRLTSFGATGVGAATLLARRSLPVGLAVAAASTALDAVRERTRAGAAERAVVETLEDDGTVEAAARTTVAEARALAHAAGLAPESVGVPAVGEVLAQLAAARSGAWRFTEGTAVGEAVARWWRGARWALLPLINLPLFALLAHVGYRVVRAYVQGPLLGSEYFLNAAALFLLLAGVGALLASLSLAGAARRAGTAGRGRFAAALGALGLRLGDAVDDGLRPARDAARRLLTVSRGGQ
- a CDS encoding DUF2135 domain-containing protein; amino-acid sequence: MVSLLLAALLAQAPVANPRQQGVPVGKGRTLPTVRLTAPTGGWTVDRMLTVAGSVSDTTIDPVVLSINGDRYLMRTFSGRFERKFPAASGKNVVTVLATNQAGTARAQATVYAQVPPVPLKAVLTSDTEGVYTDLHVYEPTKESVAPAPDGKGTVLDLKKMAHVYWADTNSPSGGTFYLNEQGGDFDDPAYGPYLYVHRAPPRGLYLIATNYWPSGDKAHTVATLNVALYEGTPSEVRRMVRVPLATRGTTRMLAWVNVLGDGKAEVYAPSQDPAPTSDAWPRNLQQAVDALTSGGVDSGD
- a CDS encoding DUF1175 family protein; protein product: MHALPLLWLLLLQQAPAPSQAVRLRDELARVALAQVRAQDPAWQPSQRDCAGLVRFAFRTAYRRAAPTRLAQPLWRDAAGAPSDFADAETLLSRSFAPLGRGEAAREGLRSGDLVAFRMERDAGPVFHLMLVVRPEDRAHAPARVVYHPGERGAAVRTGRLDALATEAPREWRPVPENPAFVGFFRLKEWM